In one Salipiger abyssi genomic region, the following are encoded:
- a CDS encoding electron transfer flavoprotein subunit alpha/FixB family protein, with product MAVLLLAEINDGALAMDATAKAVSAATALGEVTVLAVGAQAKDAAAEAATIEGVAKVLVAEDALYGHRLAEPVAALVVSLAGDYSHIVAPATTDAKNILPRVAALLDVMVLTDVTSVVDVDTFERPVYAGNAMQTVKSKDEKKVITFRTSTFDAAATGGSAPIEDVAAGANPGLSEWIEDKLAESDRPELTSAGIVVSGGRGVGSEEDFAIIEALADKLGAAVGASRAAVDSGFAPNDWQVGQTGKVVAPDLYIACGISGAIQHLAGMKDSKVIVAINKDEEAPIFQVADYGLVADLFQAVPELTEKL from the coding sequence ATGGCGGTTCTTCTTCTGGCAGAGATCAATGACGGCGCGCTGGCGATGGACGCCACCGCAAAGGCGGTGAGCGCGGCTACGGCGCTTGGCGAGGTCACCGTTCTGGCGGTGGGCGCGCAGGCGAAGGACGCGGCGGCAGAGGCCGCGACCATTGAGGGTGTGGCCAAGGTTCTGGTGGCGGAGGATGCGCTTTACGGCCACCGCCTGGCAGAGCCGGTTGCGGCGCTGGTCGTGTCGCTTGCGGGCGATTACAGCCATATCGTGGCGCCGGCGACGACCGATGCCAAGAACATCCTGCCGCGTGTTGCGGCGCTTCTCGATGTGATGGTTCTGACGGATGTCACCTCTGTGGTTGATGTGGATACGTTCGAACGGCCGGTCTATGCGGGCAATGCCATGCAGACGGTAAAATCGAAGGATGAAAAAAAGGTTATCACCTTCCGGACCTCGACCTTCGACGCGGCGGCGACCGGCGGGTCTGCCCCCATCGAGGACGTTGCGGCGGGCGCAAACCCGGGGCTTTCGGAATGGATCGAGGACAAGCTGGCCGAGAGCGACCGGCCCGAGCTGACCTCGGCGGGGATCGTGGTTTCCGGCGGGCGCGGCGTGGGCTCGGAAGAGGATTTCGCGATCATCGAGGCGCTGGCGGACAAGCTGGGCGCCGCCGTGGGCGCGTCGCGGGCGGCGGTGGATTCGGGCTTTGCGCCGAACGACTGGCAGGTCGGCCAGACGGGCAAGGTTGTGGCGCCGGATCTGTATATCGCGTGCGGGATTTCCGGGGCGATTCAGCACCTTGCGGGGATGAAGGACAGCAAGGTCATCGTCGCGATCAACAAGGACGAAGAGGCACCGATCTTCCAGGTCGCCGATTACGGCCTCGTGGCCGACCTGTTCCAGGCGGTGCCGGAGCTGACCGAAAAGCTCTGA
- a CDS encoding electron transfer flavoprotein subunit beta/FixA family protein — MKVLVPVKRVIDYNVKVRVKADGSGVDLANVKMSMNPFDEIAVEEAIRLKEAGKADEVIVVSIGVKQAQETLRTGLAMGADRAILVVAAEDVHEDIEPLAVAKILAKIVEEEQPGLVICGKQAIDNDLNATGQMLAALAGLAQATNANTLEIDGDSAVVAREVDGGLQTIKVGLPAIVTTDLRLNEPRYASLPNIMKAKKKPLEEKTPGDYGVDVAPRLEIVGTAEPAARKAGEMVGSVDELIAKLKDAGAV; from the coding sequence ATGAAGGTCCTGGTGCCTGTGAAACGCGTGATCGACTACAACGTGAAGGTCCGTGTGAAAGCGGACGGATCGGGTGTCGATCTGGCGAATGTGAAGATGTCGATGAACCCGTTCGACGAGATCGCGGTGGAAGAGGCGATCCGGCTGAAGGAGGCCGGCAAGGCCGATGAGGTGATCGTCGTGTCCATCGGGGTGAAACAGGCGCAGGAGACGCTGCGCACCGGGCTCGCCATGGGCGCGGACCGGGCGATCCTGGTGGTCGCCGCCGAGGATGTGCACGAGGATATCGAGCCGCTGGCGGTGGCCAAGATCCTGGCGAAGATCGTCGAGGAAGAGCAGCCAGGGCTGGTGATCTGCGGCAAGCAGGCGATCGACAACGATCTGAATGCCACCGGCCAGATGCTGGCGGCGCTGGCGGGTCTGGCGCAGGCCACCAATGCCAACACGCTGGAGATCGACGGCGACAGCGCCGTGGTGGCGCGCGAGGTCGATGGCGGCTTGCAGACCATCAAGGTCGGCCTGCCCGCCATCGTCACCACCGACCTGCGGCTCAACGAGCCGCGCTATGCCTCGCTGCCCAACATCATGAAGGCGAAGAAAAAGCCGCTCGAGGAGAAGACGCCCGGCGATTACGGCGTCGACGTCGCCCCGCGGCTTGAGATCGTCGGCACGGCGGAGCCTGCGGCGCGCAAGGCGGGCGAGATGGTCGGCTCGGTCGATGAGCTGATTGCGAAACTGAAAGACGCGGGGGCGGTGTGA
- a CDS encoding M48 family metallopeptidase — MKGDAHLYDGRSAARHAVHVELSRDLQALVITGEALPEPLVWPLPDLRALGDHADDRQIVLARHRETEDESLRDPARLVVEDPEMVAWLRRTRPRLNRKDLRTGTGRRIALRLGGALAAVALMLFVILPALADTLAGLLPLEKEIAFGRSVKAQMERFLGATEVGALDCDAPDGQAALDRMVARLTEGQDLDYPLEVSVIDHRMMNAFAAPGGQVVVVRGLLDKADGPDMVAAVLAHEIGHVVHRDPTRHALRTAGSVGLLGLVFGDFTGGAAMVFLAERLINASYSQSAEAEADAYAHEALLAAGLPPSALGDMFETFRSEFGDREGPMAHFASHPQLSARIAAARAATPEGLPDRPVLDAAEWQALKAICDGRD; from the coding sequence ATGAAGGGCGACGCGCATCTCTATGACGGGCGCTCGGCGGCACGGCACGCGGTGCATGTGGAGCTGTCGCGCGACCTTCAGGCGCTGGTGATCACCGGCGAGGCGCTGCCCGAACCGCTGGTCTGGCCGCTGCCCGACCTGCGCGCGCTCGGCGATCATGCCGATGACCGCCAGATCGTGCTGGCACGGCACCGCGAGACCGAGGACGAATCGCTGCGCGACCCGGCGCGGCTGGTGGTCGAAGACCCCGAGATGGTCGCCTGGCTGCGCCGCACCCGTCCGCGCCTCAACCGCAAGGATCTGCGCACCGGCACCGGGCGGCGCATCGCGCTGCGGCTCGGCGGCGCGCTGGCGGCGGTGGCGCTGATGCTCTTCGTCATCCTGCCGGCGCTGGCCGACACGCTGGCCGGCCTCCTACCGCTGGAGAAGGAGATCGCCTTCGGGCGCAGCGTCAAGGCGCAGATGGAGCGGTTTCTCGGCGCCACCGAGGTCGGTGCGCTGGATTGCGACGCGCCCGACGGGCAGGCCGCGCTCGACCGGATGGTCGCGCGGCTGACCGAGGGGCAGGATCTCGACTATCCGCTCGAGGTCAGCGTGATCGACCACCGGATGATGAACGCTTTCGCCGCGCCCGGCGGACAGGTCGTGGTGGTGCGCGGGCTGCTCGACAAGGCCGACGGGCCGGACATGGTCGCCGCCGTGCTGGCGCATGAGATCGGCCATGTGGTGCATCGCGACCCCACCCGCCACGCGCTGCGCACGGCGGGTTCGGTGGGGCTCTTGGGGCTTGTCTTCGGCGATTTCACCGGCGGGGCGGCGATGGTGTTTCTGGCCGAGCGACTGATCAACGCAAGCTACAGCCAGAGCGCCGAGGCCGAGGCGGATGCCTATGCCCATGAGGCGCTGCTCGCCGCCGGCCTGCCGCCCTCTGCCCTCGGCGATATGTTCGAAACCTTCCGCTCGGAATTCGGCGACCGCGAGGGACCGATGGCGCATTTCGCCTCGCATCCGCAGCTCTCCGCGCGCATCGCCGCCGCGCGGGCCGCCACCCCCGAGGGGCTGCCCGACCGCCCGGTGCTCGACGCCGCCGAGTGGCAGGCGCTGAAAGCAATCTGCGACGGGCGCGACTGA
- a CDS encoding DUF898 family protein, whose protein sequence is MSDGNYAHGDYTGDGKALFWLALRTGLLTLLTLGIYRFWAKTRIRRYIWSSSRLDGSRFEYTGTGLEKFLGFLMAVVFLAVYLGLIQIVLFYFGLTIFAAPQTPQQALAQTAGFSVSALALMPFIFFAIYRARRYKLARTRWRGIRFGMDKDAWGYAFRAIGYWLLTLASLGLLTPLMTFRLEKYMTDRTWFGDARFDQQGRWTALYGKMKHIFVGLALIALGVLAAALAAQSGPLLGVLSALAIPVGVVWFAIGVISYRVQSFAYLAQNKMLSGKVAFHAHPSTKTVILTYILGTIVLGICLSVATGIFGGIVAMTLSGIDFEAMNGQFQPGMIPPVIITVAGYLLTLTAAQAGALAAITQPILKHYVQTITVINLPALAEIHQRAADQGADAEGFADALDIGGAI, encoded by the coding sequence ATGAGTGACGGCAATTATGCCCATGGAGACTATACCGGCGACGGCAAGGCGCTGTTCTGGCTGGCGCTGCGCACCGGGCTGCTGACGCTGTTAACGCTCGGCATCTACCGGTTCTGGGCCAAGACCCGCATTCGCCGCTATATCTGGTCCTCCTCGCGGCTCGACGGCTCGCGCTTCGAATATACCGGCACGGGGCTTGAGAAATTCCTCGGCTTCCTGATGGCGGTGGTGTTCCTCGCGGTCTATCTCGGGCTCATCCAGATCGTGCTGTTCTATTTCGGCCTGACGATCTTTGCCGCGCCGCAGACGCCCCAACAGGCGCTGGCGCAGACCGCCGGATTCTCTGTCTCCGCGCTGGCGCTGATGCCTTTCATTTTCTTCGCCATCTACCGCGCCCGCCGCTACAAGCTCGCCCGCACCCGCTGGCGCGGCATCCGCTTCGGCATGGACAAGGATGCCTGGGGCTACGCCTTTCGCGCTATCGGCTACTGGCTGCTGACACTGGCCTCGCTGGGGCTTCTGACGCCGCTGATGACCTTCCGGCTGGAAAAATACATGACCGACCGCACCTGGTTCGGCGACGCGCGTTTCGACCAGCAGGGCCGCTGGACGGCGCTATACGGCAAGATGAAGCATATCTTTGTCGGGCTCGCGCTGATCGCGCTCGGCGTGCTGGCCGCCGCGCTCGCTGCGCAGTCGGGCCCGCTGCTCGGGGTGCTCAGCGCCCTCGCGATTCCGGTGGGCGTGGTCTGGTTCGCCATCGGCGTGATCTCCTACCGGGTGCAGAGCTTTGCCTATCTGGCGCAGAACAAGATGCTGAGTGGCAAGGTGGCCTTTCACGCCCATCCCAGCACCAAGACGGTCATCCTGACCTATATCCTCGGCACCATCGTGCTGGGGATCTGCCTCTCGGTCGCCACCGGGATCTTTGGTGGCATTGTCGCCATGACGCTTTCGGGCATCGATTTCGAAGCCATGAACGGCCAGTTCCAGCCGGGCATGATCCCGCCGGTGATCATCACCGTCGCCGGCTACCTGCTGACGCTGACCGCCGCGCAGGCCGGGGCGCTGGCGGCGATCACCCAGCCGATCCTCAAGCACTATGTGCAGACGATCACCGTCATCAACCTTCCCGCGCTCGCCGAGATCCACCAGCGCGCCGCCGATCAGGGCGCCGATGCCGAGGGCTTTGCCGATGCGCTCGATATCGGCGGGGCGATCTGA
- a CDS encoding DNA topoisomerase IV subunit A, whose protein sequence is MSDIVDDPNMNPRDVAEPLRRAIGERYLTYALSTIMNRALPDARDGLKPVHRRILYAMRRLRLSSSGGFLKSAKISGDTMGDFHPHGDAAIYDAMARLAQDFTIRYPLVDGQGNFGNIDGDNPAASRYTEARMTIMAEALLDGLDENAVDYRPNYDGRLEEPSVLPASYPNLLANGSSGIAVGMATNIPPHNIGELIDACLHLIKTPDARDETLLNYVPGPDFPTGGVIVEPRDNIAEAYRTGRGSIRLRAKWEVEDLGRGQWQVVVTEIPYQVQKSKLVERLAELIQTKKVPILADIRDESADDIRMVLEPKSKNIDPDLLMNLLFKNSDLEIRFSLNMNVLIDGVTPKVCSLKEVLRAFLDFRRDVLIRRARHRMAKIDNRLEVLEGLIVAFLNLDRVIDIIRYDDDPKAALMYEDWSKPHQATIARATDESDYRSPLTGIDVKSLELQPDPEAVARGVLADEGGPAQIPHRFIGRSEGLSDVQAEAILNMRLRSLRRLEELELVNERDKLMEERAGLEDLLDSDDLQWKRISEELREVRKKFAKDLDRGARLTSFAEAGEAEEVPLEAMIEREPITVVCSQMGWIRAMTGHIALDRELKFKDGDGPRFIFHAETTDRLLVFGSNGRFYTVSAANLPGGRGMGEPLRIMVDLPNDVEIVDLFIHVPDRRLLLASSAGDGFVVPENDVLAQTRSGKQVLNVKDGVKAKICKPVKGDAVAVVGENRKVLVFMADELPEMGRGKGVRLQKYKDGGLSDATTFTLADGLSWHDPAGRTRTETVLDEWIGKRASSGRMAPRGFPRDNSFT, encoded by the coding sequence ATGAGCGATATCGTCGATGACCCCAATATGAACCCCCGTGATGTGGCCGAGCCGCTGCGCCGAGCCATTGGCGAGCGCTACCTGACCTATGCGCTGTCGACGATCATGAACCGCGCCCTTCCGGACGCGCGGGACGGCCTGAAGCCCGTGCATCGACGTATCCTATATGCAATGCGCAGGCTGCGACTTAGTTCCAGCGGCGGCTTCCTGAAATCAGCAAAAATCTCCGGCGACACCATGGGGGACTTCCACCCGCACGGGGACGCGGCGATCTATGACGCCATGGCGCGGCTGGCGCAGGATTTCACCATCCGCTACCCGCTGGTCGACGGTCAGGGCAACTTCGGCAATATCGACGGCGACAACCCGGCGGCCTCGCGCTACACCGAGGCGCGCATGACCATCATGGCCGAGGCGCTGCTCGACGGGCTCGACGAGAACGCCGTCGATTATCGCCCGAACTACGATGGCCGGCTGGAAGAGCCCTCGGTGCTGCCCGCCTCCTATCCCAACCTGCTGGCGAACGGTTCCAGCGGCATCGCGGTGGGCATGGCGACCAATATCCCGCCGCATAATATCGGCGAGCTGATCGACGCCTGCCTGCATCTGATCAAGACCCCCGACGCCCGCGATGAGACGCTGCTGAACTATGTGCCCGGCCCCGATTTCCCCACCGGCGGGGTGATCGTCGAGCCGCGCGACAATATCGCCGAGGCCTATCGCACCGGACGCGGCTCCATCAGGCTGCGGGCGAAATGGGAGGTCGAGGATCTGGGCCGCGGCCAGTGGCAGGTCGTGGTGACCGAGATCCCCTATCAGGTACAGAAATCCAAGCTGGTCGAGCGTCTGGCCGAGCTGATCCAGACCAAGAAAGTGCCGATCCTCGCCGATATCCGCGACGAGAGCGCCGACGACATTCGCATGGTGCTGGAGCCGAAATCCAAGAATATCGACCCCGATCTGCTGATGAACCTGCTGTTCAAGAACAGCGATCTGGAAATCCGCTTCTCGCTCAACATGAACGTGCTGATCGACGGGGTGACCCCCAAGGTCTGTTCGCTGAAAGAGGTGCTGCGCGCCTTCCTCGATTTCCGCCGCGATGTGCTGATCCGGCGGGCGCGCCACCGCATGGCCAAGATCGACAACCGGCTGGAGGTGCTCGAAGGCCTGATCGTCGCCTTCCTGAATCTCGACCGTGTGATCGACATCATCCGCTACGACGACGACCCCAAGGCCGCGCTGATGTACGAGGACTGGTCGAAACCGCACCAGGCCACCATTGCGCGCGCCACGGATGAAAGCGATTACCGCTCGCCGCTGACCGGCATCGACGTCAAGTCGCTGGAGCTGCAACCCGATCCCGAGGCGGTGGCGCGCGGCGTACTGGCCGACGAGGGCGGCCCGGCGCAGATCCCGCACCGCTTCATCGGCCGTTCCGAGGGGCTCTCGGACGTGCAGGCCGAGGCAATCCTCAATATGCGCCTGCGCAGCTTGCGCCGCCTTGAAGAGCTGGAACTGGTCAACGAGCGCGACAAGCTGATGGAAGAGCGCGCCGGGCTCGAAGACCTGCTCGACAGCGACGACCTGCAATGGAAGCGCATCTCCGAAGAGCTGCGCGAGGTGCGCAAGAAATTCGCCAAGGATCTCGACCGCGGCGCCCGGCTGACCTCCTTTGCCGAGGCCGGCGAGGCCGAAGAGGTGCCGCTCGAGGCGATGATCGAGCGCGAGCCGATCACCGTGGTCTGCTCCCAGATGGGCTGGATCCGCGCCATGACCGGACATATCGCGCTGGATCGTGAGCTGAAGTTCAAGGATGGCGACGGCCCGCGCTTCATCTTCCACGCCGAGACCACCGACCGGCTGCTGGTCTTCGGCAGCAACGGGCGGTTCTACACGGTCTCTGCCGCCAACCTGCCCGGCGGGCGCGGCATGGGCGAACCGCTGCGCATCATGGTCGACCTGCCCAACGATGTGGAGATCGTCGATCTCTTCATCCATGTGCCCGACCGGCGGCTGCTGCTGGCATCCTCGGCGGGCGACGGCTTTGTTGTGCCGGAAAACGACGTTCTGGCGCAGACCCGCTCCGGCAAACAGGTGCTCAACGTCAAGGACGGGGTGAAGGCCAAGATCTGCAAACCGGTCAAAGGCGATGCGGTGGCCGTGGTCGGCGAGAACCGCAAGGTGCTGGTCTTCATGGCCGACGAGCTGCCCGAGATGGGCCGGGGCAAGGGCGTGCGGTTGCAGAAATACAAGGATGGCGGCCTTTCCGACGCCACCACCTTCACGCTGGCCGACGGGCTTTCCTGGCACGACCCGGCAGGCCGCACCCGCACCGAAACCGTGCTGGACGAGTGGATCGGCAAGCGCGCCAGCTCGGGCCGGATGGCGCCGCGCGGCTTCCCGCGGGATAACAGCTTTACCTGA